One Capricornis sumatraensis isolate serow.1 chromosome 8, serow.2, whole genome shotgun sequence genomic region harbors:
- the GPS1 gene encoding COP9 signalosome complex subunit 1 isoform X12 has translation MPLPVQVFNLQGAVEPMQIDVDPQEDPQNAPDVNYVVENPTLDLEQYAASYSGLMRIERLQFIADHCPPLRVEALKMALSFVQRTFNVDMYEEIHRKLSEAARELQNAPDAIPESGVEPPPLDTAWVEATRKKALLKLEKLDTDLKNYKGNSIKESIRRGHDDLGDHYLDCGDLSNALKCYSRARDYCTSAKHVINMCLNVIKVSVYLQNWSHVLSYVSKAESTPEIAEQRGERDTQTQAILTKLKCAAGLAELAARKYKQAAKCFLLASFDHCDFPELLSASNVAVYGGLCALATFDRQELQRNVISSSSFKLFLELEPQVRDIIFKFYESKYASCLKMLDEMKDNLLLDMYLAPHVRTLYTQIRNRALIQYFSPYVSADMRKMATAFNTTVAALEDELTQLILEGLINARIDSHSKILYARDVDQRSTTFEKSLLMGKEFQRRAKAMILRAAVLRNQIHVKSPPREGSQGELTPANSQSRMSTNM, from the exons ATGCCGCTGCCGGTTCAGGTGTTTAACTTGCAG GGGGCCGTGGAGCCCATGCAGATTGACGTGGACCCCCAGGAGGACCCGCAGAATGCGCCCGATGTCAACTACGTGGTGGAGAACCCCACCCTG GATCTGGAGCAGTATGCGGCCAGCTATAGCGGCCTGATGCGTATCGAGCGACTGCAGTTCATTGCTGACCACTGCCCCCCTCTGCGAGTGGAGGCCCTGAAGATGGCCCTGTCCTTTGTGCAGAGAACTTTCAATGTGGACATGTATGAGGAGATCCACCGCAAGCTCTCAGAGGCTGCCAG GGAGCTGCAGAATGCACCTGATGCCATCCCTGAGAGTGGCGTGGAGCCCCCACCCTTGGACACAGCTTGGGTGGAGGCCACGAGAAAGAAGGCCTTGCTGAAGCTGGAGAAGTTGGACACAGATCTGAAGAACTACAAGGGCAATTCTATCAAGGAGAGCATCAG GCGTGGACATGATGACCTGGGTGACCACTATCTGGACTGTGGGGATCTCAGCAATGCCCTCAAGTGTTACTCCCGGGCCCGGGACTACTGCACCAGCGCCAAGCATGTCATTAACATGTGCCTCAATGTCATCAAG GTCAGTGTCTACTTGCAGAATTGGTCTCACGTGCTGAGCTACGTCAGCAAGGCAGAGTCCACCCCAGAAATCGCCGAG CAGCGTGGGGAGCGTGACACCCAGACTCAGGCCATCCTCACCAAGCTCAAGTGTGCGGCAG GCTTGGCTGAGTTGGCAGCACGCAAGTACAAGCAGGCTGCCAAGTGCTTTCTGCTGGCTTCCTTCGACCACTGCGACTTCCCTGAG CTGCTCTCCGCCAGCAACGTGGCCGTGTACGGCGGCTTGTGCGCTTTGGCCACCTTTGACCGGCAGGAGCTGCAGCGCAACGTCATCTCCagcag CTCCTTCAAGTTGTTCTTGGAGCTGGAGCCACAGGTTCGGGACATTATCTTCAAATTCTACGAGTCCAAGTATGCCTCGTGCCTGAAGATGCTGGATGAGATGAAG GACAATCTGCTGCTAGACATGTACCTGGCTCCCCACGTCAGGACCCTGTACACGCAGATTCGCAACCGGGCCCTCATTCAG TATTTCAGCCCCTACGTGTCAGCTGACATGCGCAAGATGGCCACAGCCTTCAACACCACAGTAGCGGCGCTGGAGGATGAGTTGACGCAGCTCATCCTGGAAGGGCTCATCAATGCCCGCATCGACTCCCACAGCAAG ATCCTGTATGCCCGGGACGTAGATCAACGCAGCACCACCTTTGAGAAGTCTCTGCTGATGGGCAAGGAGTTCCAGCGCCGTGCCAAAGCCATGATCCTACGGGCAGCCGTTCTGCGCAACCAGATCCAcgtcaag TCCCCGCCCCGGGAAGGGAGCCAAGGGGAGCTGACACCGGCCAACAGCCAGTCCCGGATGAGCACCAACATGTAA
- the GPS1 gene encoding COP9 signalosome complex subunit 1 isoform X11, whose product MPLPVQVFNLQGAVEPMQIDVDPQEDPQNAPDVNYVVENPTLDLEQYAASYSGLMRIERLQFIADHCPPLRVEALKMALSFVQRTFNVDMYEEIHRKLSEAARSSLRELQNAPDAIPESGVEPPPLDTAWVEATRKKALLKLEKLDTDLKNYKGNSIKESIRRGHDDLGDHYLDCGDLSNALKCYSRARDYCTSAKHVINMCLNVIKVSVYLQNWSHVLSYVSKAESTPEIAEQRGERDTQTQAILTKLKCAAGLAELAARKYKQAAKCFLLASFDHCDFPELLSASNVAVYGGLCALATFDRQELQRNVISSSSFKLFLELEPQVRDIIFKFYESKYASCLKMLDEMKDNLLLDMYLAPHVRTLYTQIRNRALIQYFSPYVSADMRKMATAFNTTVAALEDELTQLILEGLINARIDSHSKSPPREGSQGELTPANSQSRMSTNM is encoded by the exons ATGCCGCTGCCGGTTCAGGTGTTTAACTTGCAG GGGGCCGTGGAGCCCATGCAGATTGACGTGGACCCCCAGGAGGACCCGCAGAATGCGCCCGATGTCAACTACGTGGTGGAGAACCCCACCCTG GATCTGGAGCAGTATGCGGCCAGCTATAGCGGCCTGATGCGTATCGAGCGACTGCAGTTCATTGCTGACCACTGCCCCCCTCTGCGAGTGGAGGCCCTGAAGATGGCCCTGTCCTTTGTGCAGAGAACTTTCAATGTGGACATGTATGAGGAGATCCACCGCAAGCTCTCAGAGGCTGCCAG GTCCTCCCTCAGGGAGCTGCAGAATGCACCTGATGCCATCCCTGAGAGTGGCGTGGAGCCCCCACCCTTGGACACAGCTTGGGTGGAGGCCACGAGAAAGAAGGCCTTGCTGAAGCTGGAGAAGTTGGACACAGATCTGAAGAACTACAAGGGCAATTCTATCAAGGAGAGCATCAG GCGTGGACATGATGACCTGGGTGACCACTATCTGGACTGTGGGGATCTCAGCAATGCCCTCAAGTGTTACTCCCGGGCCCGGGACTACTGCACCAGCGCCAAGCATGTCATTAACATGTGCCTCAATGTCATCAAG GTCAGTGTCTACTTGCAGAATTGGTCTCACGTGCTGAGCTACGTCAGCAAGGCAGAGTCCACCCCAGAAATCGCCGAG CAGCGTGGGGAGCGTGACACCCAGACTCAGGCCATCCTCACCAAGCTCAAGTGTGCGGCAG GCTTGGCTGAGTTGGCAGCACGCAAGTACAAGCAGGCTGCCAAGTGCTTTCTGCTGGCTTCCTTCGACCACTGCGACTTCCCTGAG CTGCTCTCCGCCAGCAACGTGGCCGTGTACGGCGGCTTGTGCGCTTTGGCCACCTTTGACCGGCAGGAGCTGCAGCGCAACGTCATCTCCagcag CTCCTTCAAGTTGTTCTTGGAGCTGGAGCCACAGGTTCGGGACATTATCTTCAAATTCTACGAGTCCAAGTATGCCTCGTGCCTGAAGATGCTGGATGAGATGAAG GACAATCTGCTGCTAGACATGTACCTGGCTCCCCACGTCAGGACCCTGTACACGCAGATTCGCAACCGGGCCCTCATTCAG TATTTCAGCCCCTACGTGTCAGCTGACATGCGCAAGATGGCCACAGCCTTCAACACCACAGTAGCGGCGCTGGAGGATGAGTTGACGCAGCTCATCCTGGAAGGGCTCATCAATGCCCGCATCGACTCCCACAGCAAG TCCCCGCCCCGGGAAGGGAGCCAAGGGGAGCTGACACCGGCCAACAGCCAGTCCCGGATGAGCACCAACATGTAA
- the GPS1 gene encoding COP9 signalosome complex subunit 1 isoform X1: MPLPVQVFNLQQPASSVSGSGGAESQDRMQGGPAPRAAASSVADVHCTPPSGRSELFLPGTAGDFSLSASLSACTLLYEGAVEPMQIDVDPQEDPQNAPDVNYVVENPTLDLEQYAASYSGLMRIERLQFIADHCPPLRVEALKMALSFVQRTFNVDMYEEIHRKLSEAARELQNAPDAIPESGVEPPPLDTAWVEATRKKALLKLEKLDTDLKNYKGNSIKESIRRGHDDLGDHYLDCGDLSNALKCYSRARDYCTSAKHVINMCLNVIKVSVYLQNWSHVLSYVSKAESTPEIAEQRGERDTQTQAILTKLKCAAGLAELAARKYKQAAKCFLLASFDHCDFPELLSASNVAVYGGLCALATFDRQELQRNVISSSSFKLFLELEPQVRDIIFKFYESKYASCLKMLDEMKDNLLLDMYLAPHVRTLYTQIRNRALIQYFSPYVSADMRKMATAFNTTVAALEDELTQLILEGLINARIDSHSKILYARDVDQRSTTFEKSLLMGKEFQRRAKAMILRAAVLRNQIHVKSPPREGSQGELTPANSQSRMSTNM, from the exons ATGCCGCTGCCGGTTCAGGTGTTTAACTTGCAG CAGCCAGCCAGCTCTGTGTCAGGGTCGGGGGGTGCAGAGAGTCAGGACAGAATGCAGGGTGGCCCGGCCCCCCGCGCGGCCGCGTCGTCAGTGGCAGATGTGCACTGCACCCCTCCCAGCGGTAGGTCAGAGCTCTTCCTGCCGGGCACGGCCGGGGACTTCAGCCTGAGCGCCAGCCTGTCGGCCTGTACGCTGCTTTATGAG GGGGCCGTGGAGCCCATGCAGATTGACGTGGACCCCCAGGAGGACCCGCAGAATGCGCCCGATGTCAACTACGTGGTGGAGAACCCCACCCTG GATCTGGAGCAGTATGCGGCCAGCTATAGCGGCCTGATGCGTATCGAGCGACTGCAGTTCATTGCTGACCACTGCCCCCCTCTGCGAGTGGAGGCCCTGAAGATGGCCCTGTCCTTTGTGCAGAGAACTTTCAATGTGGACATGTATGAGGAGATCCACCGCAAGCTCTCAGAGGCTGCCAG GGAGCTGCAGAATGCACCTGATGCCATCCCTGAGAGTGGCGTGGAGCCCCCACCCTTGGACACAGCTTGGGTGGAGGCCACGAGAAAGAAGGCCTTGCTGAAGCTGGAGAAGTTGGACACAGATCTGAAGAACTACAAGGGCAATTCTATCAAGGAGAGCATCAG GCGTGGACATGATGACCTGGGTGACCACTATCTGGACTGTGGGGATCTCAGCAATGCCCTCAAGTGTTACTCCCGGGCCCGGGACTACTGCACCAGCGCCAAGCATGTCATTAACATGTGCCTCAATGTCATCAAG GTCAGTGTCTACTTGCAGAATTGGTCTCACGTGCTGAGCTACGTCAGCAAGGCAGAGTCCACCCCAGAAATCGCCGAG CAGCGTGGGGAGCGTGACACCCAGACTCAGGCCATCCTCACCAAGCTCAAGTGTGCGGCAG GCTTGGCTGAGTTGGCAGCACGCAAGTACAAGCAGGCTGCCAAGTGCTTTCTGCTGGCTTCCTTCGACCACTGCGACTTCCCTGAG CTGCTCTCCGCCAGCAACGTGGCCGTGTACGGCGGCTTGTGCGCTTTGGCCACCTTTGACCGGCAGGAGCTGCAGCGCAACGTCATCTCCagcag CTCCTTCAAGTTGTTCTTGGAGCTGGAGCCACAGGTTCGGGACATTATCTTCAAATTCTACGAGTCCAAGTATGCCTCGTGCCTGAAGATGCTGGATGAGATGAAG GACAATCTGCTGCTAGACATGTACCTGGCTCCCCACGTCAGGACCCTGTACACGCAGATTCGCAACCGGGCCCTCATTCAG TATTTCAGCCCCTACGTGTCAGCTGACATGCGCAAGATGGCCACAGCCTTCAACACCACAGTAGCGGCGCTGGAGGATGAGTTGACGCAGCTCATCCTGGAAGGGCTCATCAATGCCCGCATCGACTCCCACAGCAAG ATCCTGTATGCCCGGGACGTAGATCAACGCAGCACCACCTTTGAGAAGTCTCTGCTGATGGGCAAGGAGTTCCAGCGCCGTGCCAAAGCCATGATCCTACGGGCAGCCGTTCTGCGCAACCAGATCCAcgtcaag TCCCCGCCCCGGGAAGGGAGCCAAGGGGAGCTGACACCGGCCAACAGCCAGTCCCGGATGAGCACCAACATGTAA
- the GPS1 gene encoding COP9 signalosome complex subunit 1 isoform X2, with the protein MPLPVQVFNLQQPASSVSGSGGAESQDRMQGGPAPRAAASSVADVHCTPPSGRSELFLPGTAGDFSLSASLSACTLLYEGAVEPMQIDVDPQEDPQNAPDVNYVVENPTLDLEQYAASYSGLMRIERLQFIADHCPPLRVEALKMALSFVQRTFNVDMYEEIHRKLSEAARSSLRELQNAPDAIPESGVEPPPLDTAWVEATRKKALLKLEKLDTDLKNYKGNSIKESIRRGHDDLGDHYLDCGDLSNALKCYSRARDYCTSAKHVINMCLNVIKVSVYLQNWSHVLSYVSKAESTPEIAEQRGERDTQTQAILTKLKCAAGLAELAARKYKQAAKCFLLASFDHCDFPELLSASNVAVYGGLCALATFDRQELQRNVISSSSFKLFLELEPQVRDIIFKFYESKYASCLKMLDEMKDNLLLDMYLAPHVRTLYTQIRNRALIQYFSPYVSADMRKMATAFNTTVAALEDELTQLILEGLINARIDSHSKILYARDVDQRSTTFEKSLLMGKEFQRRAKAMILRAAVLRNQIHVKSPPREGSQGELTPANSQSRMSTNM; encoded by the exons ATGCCGCTGCCGGTTCAGGTGTTTAACTTGCAG CAGCCAGCCAGCTCTGTGTCAGGGTCGGGGGGTGCAGAGAGTCAGGACAGAATGCAGGGTGGCCCGGCCCCCCGCGCGGCCGCGTCGTCAGTGGCAGATGTGCACTGCACCCCTCCCAGCGGTAGGTCAGAGCTCTTCCTGCCGGGCACGGCCGGGGACTTCAGCCTGAGCGCCAGCCTGTCGGCCTGTACGCTGCTTTATGAG GGGGCCGTGGAGCCCATGCAGATTGACGTGGACCCCCAGGAGGACCCGCAGAATGCGCCCGATGTCAACTACGTGGTGGAGAACCCCACCCTG GATCTGGAGCAGTATGCGGCCAGCTATAGCGGCCTGATGCGTATCGAGCGACTGCAGTTCATTGCTGACCACTGCCCCCCTCTGCGAGTGGAGGCCCTGAAGATGGCCCTGTCCTTTGTGCAGAGAACTTTCAATGTGGACATGTATGAGGAGATCCACCGCAAGCTCTCAGAGGCTGCCAG GTCCTCCCTCAGGGAGCTGCAGAATGCACCTGATGCCATCCCTGAGAGTGGCGTGGAGCCCCCACCCTTGGACACAGCTTGGGTGGAGGCCACGAGAAAGAAGGCCTTGCTGAAGCTGGAGAAGTTGGACACAGATCTGAAGAACTACAAGGGCAATTCTATCAAGGAGAGCATCAG GCGTGGACATGATGACCTGGGTGACCACTATCTGGACTGTGGGGATCTCAGCAATGCCCTCAAGTGTTACTCCCGGGCCCGGGACTACTGCACCAGCGCCAAGCATGTCATTAACATGTGCCTCAATGTCATCAAG GTCAGTGTCTACTTGCAGAATTGGTCTCACGTGCTGAGCTACGTCAGCAAGGCAGAGTCCACCCCAGAAATCGCCGAG CAGCGTGGGGAGCGTGACACCCAGACTCAGGCCATCCTCACCAAGCTCAAGTGTGCGGCAG GCTTGGCTGAGTTGGCAGCACGCAAGTACAAGCAGGCTGCCAAGTGCTTTCTGCTGGCTTCCTTCGACCACTGCGACTTCCCTGAG CTGCTCTCCGCCAGCAACGTGGCCGTGTACGGCGGCTTGTGCGCTTTGGCCACCTTTGACCGGCAGGAGCTGCAGCGCAACGTCATCTCCagcag CTCCTTCAAGTTGTTCTTGGAGCTGGAGCCACAGGTTCGGGACATTATCTTCAAATTCTACGAGTCCAAGTATGCCTCGTGCCTGAAGATGCTGGATGAGATGAAG GACAATCTGCTGCTAGACATGTACCTGGCTCCCCACGTCAGGACCCTGTACACGCAGATTCGCAACCGGGCCCTCATTCAG TATTTCAGCCCCTACGTGTCAGCTGACATGCGCAAGATGGCCACAGCCTTCAACACCACAGTAGCGGCGCTGGAGGATGAGTTGACGCAGCTCATCCTGGAAGGGCTCATCAATGCCCGCATCGACTCCCACAGCAAG ATCCTGTATGCCCGGGACGTAGATCAACGCAGCACCACCTTTGAGAAGTCTCTGCTGATGGGCAAGGAGTTCCAGCGCCGTGCCAAAGCCATGATCCTACGGGCAGCCGTTCTGCGCAACCAGATCCAcgtcaag TCCCCGCCCCGGGAAGGGAGCCAAGGGGAGCTGACACCGGCCAACAGCCAGTCCCGGATGAGCACCAACATGTAA
- the GPS1 gene encoding COP9 signalosome complex subunit 1 isoform X5, translating into MPLPVQVFNLQGAVEPMQIDVDPQEDPQNAPDVNYVVENPTLDLEQYAASYSGLMRIERLQFIADHCPPLRVEALKMALSFVQRTFNVDMYEEIHRKLSEAARLRAPAVTAAPVPTGRSPDGGEGRWEAPAPPARGPLMARSSLRELQNAPDAIPESGVEPPPLDTAWVEATRKKALLKLEKLDTDLKNYKGNSIKESIRRGHDDLGDHYLDCGDLSNALKCYSRARDYCTSAKHVINMCLNVIKVSVYLQNWSHVLSYVSKAESTPEIAEQRGERDTQTQAILTKLKCAAGLAELAARKYKQAAKCFLLASFDHCDFPELLSASNVAVYGGLCALATFDRQELQRNVISSSSFKLFLELEPQVRDIIFKFYESKYASCLKMLDEMKDNLLLDMYLAPHVRTLYTQIRNRALIQYFSPYVSADMRKMATAFNTTVAALEDELTQLILEGLINARIDSHSKILYARDVDQRSTTFEKSLLMGKEFQRRAKAMILRAAVLRNQIHVKSPPREGSQGELTPANSQSRMSTNM; encoded by the exons ATGCCGCTGCCGGTTCAGGTGTTTAACTTGCAG GGGGCCGTGGAGCCCATGCAGATTGACGTGGACCCCCAGGAGGACCCGCAGAATGCGCCCGATGTCAACTACGTGGTGGAGAACCCCACCCTG GATCTGGAGCAGTATGCGGCCAGCTATAGCGGCCTGATGCGTATCGAGCGACTGCAGTTCATTGCTGACCACTGCCCCCCTCTGCGAGTGGAGGCCCTGAAGATGGCCCTGTCCTTTGTGCAGAGAACTTTCAATGTGGACATGTATGAGGAGATCCACCGCAAGCTCTCAGAGGCTGCCAG GCTGCGGGCTCCTGCTGTCACAGCTGCCCCTGTGCCAACTGGGCGCTCTCCCGATGGGGGTGAGGGCCGCTGGGAGGCACCCGCCCCCCCTGCACGTGGGCCCCTGATGGCCAGGTCCTCCCTCAGGGAGCTGCAGAATGCACCTGATGCCATCCCTGAGAGTGGCGTGGAGCCCCCACCCTTGGACACAGCTTGGGTGGAGGCCACGAGAAAGAAGGCCTTGCTGAAGCTGGAGAAGTTGGACACAGATCTGAAGAACTACAAGGGCAATTCTATCAAGGAGAGCATCAG GCGTGGACATGATGACCTGGGTGACCACTATCTGGACTGTGGGGATCTCAGCAATGCCCTCAAGTGTTACTCCCGGGCCCGGGACTACTGCACCAGCGCCAAGCATGTCATTAACATGTGCCTCAATGTCATCAAG GTCAGTGTCTACTTGCAGAATTGGTCTCACGTGCTGAGCTACGTCAGCAAGGCAGAGTCCACCCCAGAAATCGCCGAG CAGCGTGGGGAGCGTGACACCCAGACTCAGGCCATCCTCACCAAGCTCAAGTGTGCGGCAG GCTTGGCTGAGTTGGCAGCACGCAAGTACAAGCAGGCTGCCAAGTGCTTTCTGCTGGCTTCCTTCGACCACTGCGACTTCCCTGAG CTGCTCTCCGCCAGCAACGTGGCCGTGTACGGCGGCTTGTGCGCTTTGGCCACCTTTGACCGGCAGGAGCTGCAGCGCAACGTCATCTCCagcag CTCCTTCAAGTTGTTCTTGGAGCTGGAGCCACAGGTTCGGGACATTATCTTCAAATTCTACGAGTCCAAGTATGCCTCGTGCCTGAAGATGCTGGATGAGATGAAG GACAATCTGCTGCTAGACATGTACCTGGCTCCCCACGTCAGGACCCTGTACACGCAGATTCGCAACCGGGCCCTCATTCAG TATTTCAGCCCCTACGTGTCAGCTGACATGCGCAAGATGGCCACAGCCTTCAACACCACAGTAGCGGCGCTGGAGGATGAGTTGACGCAGCTCATCCTGGAAGGGCTCATCAATGCCCGCATCGACTCCCACAGCAAG ATCCTGTATGCCCGGGACGTAGATCAACGCAGCACCACCTTTGAGAAGTCTCTGCTGATGGGCAAGGAGTTCCAGCGCCGTGCCAAAGCCATGATCCTACGGGCAGCCGTTCTGCGCAACCAGATCCAcgtcaag TCCCCGCCCCGGGAAGGGAGCCAAGGGGAGCTGACACCGGCCAACAGCCAGTCCCGGATGAGCACCAACATGTAA
- the GPS1 gene encoding COP9 signalosome complex subunit 1 isoform X4 translates to MPLPVQVFNLQQPASSVSGSGGAESQDRMQGGPAPRAAASSVADVHCTPPSGRSELFLPGTAGDFSLSASLSACTLLYEGAVEPMQIDVDPQEDPQNAPDVNYVVENPTLDLEQYAASYSGLMRIERLQFIADHCPPLRVEALKMALSFVQRTFNVDMYEEIHRKLSEAARSSLRELQNAPDAIPESGVEPPPLDTAWVEATRKKALLKLEKLDTDLKNYKGNSIKESIRRGHDDLGDHYLDCGDLSNALKCYSRARDYCTSAKHVINMCLNVIKVSVYLQNWSHVLSYVSKAESTPEIAERGERDTQTQAILTKLKCAAGLAELAARKYKQAAKCFLLASFDHCDFPELLSASNVAVYGGLCALATFDRQELQRNVISSSSFKLFLELEPQVRDIIFKFYESKYASCLKMLDEMKDNLLLDMYLAPHVRTLYTQIRNRALIQYFSPYVSADMRKMATAFNTTVAALEDELTQLILEGLINARIDSHSKILYARDVDQRSTTFEKSLLMGKEFQRRAKAMILRAAVLRNQIHVKSPPREGSQGELTPANSQSRMSTNM, encoded by the exons ATGCCGCTGCCGGTTCAGGTGTTTAACTTGCAG CAGCCAGCCAGCTCTGTGTCAGGGTCGGGGGGTGCAGAGAGTCAGGACAGAATGCAGGGTGGCCCGGCCCCCCGCGCGGCCGCGTCGTCAGTGGCAGATGTGCACTGCACCCCTCCCAGCGGTAGGTCAGAGCTCTTCCTGCCGGGCACGGCCGGGGACTTCAGCCTGAGCGCCAGCCTGTCGGCCTGTACGCTGCTTTATGAG GGGGCCGTGGAGCCCATGCAGATTGACGTGGACCCCCAGGAGGACCCGCAGAATGCGCCCGATGTCAACTACGTGGTGGAGAACCCCACCCTG GATCTGGAGCAGTATGCGGCCAGCTATAGCGGCCTGATGCGTATCGAGCGACTGCAGTTCATTGCTGACCACTGCCCCCCTCTGCGAGTGGAGGCCCTGAAGATGGCCCTGTCCTTTGTGCAGAGAACTTTCAATGTGGACATGTATGAGGAGATCCACCGCAAGCTCTCAGAGGCTGCCAG GTCCTCCCTCAGGGAGCTGCAGAATGCACCTGATGCCATCCCTGAGAGTGGCGTGGAGCCCCCACCCTTGGACACAGCTTGGGTGGAGGCCACGAGAAAGAAGGCCTTGCTGAAGCTGGAGAAGTTGGACACAGATCTGAAGAACTACAAGGGCAATTCTATCAAGGAGAGCATCAG GCGTGGACATGATGACCTGGGTGACCACTATCTGGACTGTGGGGATCTCAGCAATGCCCTCAAGTGTTACTCCCGGGCCCGGGACTACTGCACCAGCGCCAAGCATGTCATTAACATGTGCCTCAATGTCATCAAG GTCAGTGTCTACTTGCAGAATTGGTCTCACGTGCTGAGCTACGTCAGCAAGGCAGAGTCCACCCCAGAAATCGCCGAG CGTGGGGAGCGTGACACCCAGACTCAGGCCATCCTCACCAAGCTCAAGTGTGCGGCAG GCTTGGCTGAGTTGGCAGCACGCAAGTACAAGCAGGCTGCCAAGTGCTTTCTGCTGGCTTCCTTCGACCACTGCGACTTCCCTGAG CTGCTCTCCGCCAGCAACGTGGCCGTGTACGGCGGCTTGTGCGCTTTGGCCACCTTTGACCGGCAGGAGCTGCAGCGCAACGTCATCTCCagcag CTCCTTCAAGTTGTTCTTGGAGCTGGAGCCACAGGTTCGGGACATTATCTTCAAATTCTACGAGTCCAAGTATGCCTCGTGCCTGAAGATGCTGGATGAGATGAAG GACAATCTGCTGCTAGACATGTACCTGGCTCCCCACGTCAGGACCCTGTACACGCAGATTCGCAACCGGGCCCTCATTCAG TATTTCAGCCCCTACGTGTCAGCTGACATGCGCAAGATGGCCACAGCCTTCAACACCACAGTAGCGGCGCTGGAGGATGAGTTGACGCAGCTCATCCTGGAAGGGCTCATCAATGCCCGCATCGACTCCCACAGCAAG ATCCTGTATGCCCGGGACGTAGATCAACGCAGCACCACCTTTGAGAAGTCTCTGCTGATGGGCAAGGAGTTCCAGCGCCGTGCCAAAGCCATGATCCTACGGGCAGCCGTTCTGCGCAACCAGATCCAcgtcaag TCCCCGCCCCGGGAAGGGAGCCAAGGGGAGCTGACACCGGCCAACAGCCAGTCCCGGATGAGCACCAACATGTAA